Proteins from one Enterobacter bugandensis genomic window:
- a CDS encoding DUF4186 domain-containing protein, which produces MSDLDPLFSRLARSTFRSRFRLGNKERQYCWDKGPETIDQHAADFVAKRLAPAQPANDGKQTPMRGHPVFIAQHATATCCRGCLAKWHNIPQGVQLSAQQQHYIVSVIHRWLVIQMNAQK; this is translated from the coding sequence ATGTCTGACCTGGATCCCCTTTTTTCCCGCCTGGCGCGATCAACGTTTCGCTCGCGCTTCCGCTTGGGCAATAAGGAACGACAGTACTGCTGGGACAAAGGCCCCGAAACCATTGACCAGCATGCCGCCGATTTTGTCGCTAAACGCCTTGCACCCGCGCAACCCGCAAACGACGGCAAGCAGACGCCCATGCGTGGCCACCCGGTGTTTATCGCCCAGCATGCCACCGCGACCTGCTGCCGGGGCTGTCTGGCAAAATGGCATAACATTCCCCAGGGCGTGCAGCTGAGCGCGCAGCAGCAACATTATATCGTCAGCGTGATCCACCGCTGGCTGGTGATACAGATGAACGCCCAAAAATGA